In Morococcus cerebrosus, a single genomic region encodes these proteins:
- a CDS encoding ribonuclease catalytic domain-containing protein yields MNIFYEESGQFKVAAIVQKNDATYQVDTQHGKRTKVKANNVFAEFDGDMAAFLENAQAQAADIDTDLLWEVCGEEEFSAEAIAEEYYGHAPTKTELAATLIALYAAPMYFYKKAKGVFKAAPEETLKQALAAIERKKQQDAQIDAWAEALKRGEMPSEIAADLKTILHAPDKQSLTYKAFTKAADALKTSAYELAKKTGGITSIPQYLQDGFEIKYFPKGTGFPDLPLPEMPDLPKADVTAFSIDDESTTEVDDALSLTDLGNGTKRVGIHIAAPSLAVKPGDKMEKNIMERLSTVYFPGGKITMLPENWIAAFSLDAGAYRPAVSIYFDVDGEFNVGEPTCKIEAVNIAENLRIQAIEPHFNAETGLDEAGEMMFAHHQDLIWLHQFAVALQKARGKYESDRAPQYDYSIELDEEGKVSVVRRERGSPIDTLVSEMMILANSTWAQMLHDNDLPGLFRVQPAGKVRMSTKSEPHIGMGVQHYGWFTSPLRRAADYINQKQLLSLIDDTAETLYQNSDAELFAALRDFDTAYTAYADFQRQMEAYWSLVYLQQQGTNELTATILKEDLVRIEGLPLVTRATGIPFDALPKSQVLLKITELDPEKQFIALNYVKAVAPAVA; encoded by the coding sequence ATGAATATCTTTTACGAAGAGTCCGGCCAATTCAAAGTCGCCGCCATCGTCCAAAAAAACGACGCCACCTACCAAGTCGATACCCAACACGGCAAGCGCACCAAAGTGAAGGCGAACAACGTCTTTGCCGAGTTCGACGGCGATATGGCGGCGTTTTTGGAGAACGCGCAGGCGCAGGCGGCGGACATTGACACCGATTTATTGTGGGAAGTATGCGGCGAAGAAGAATTTTCCGCCGAGGCGATTGCCGAAGAATATTACGGCCATGCGCCGACCAAAACCGAGCTGGCGGCAACCTTGATTGCACTTTACGCCGCGCCGATGTATTTCTACAAAAAAGCCAAAGGCGTGTTCAAAGCCGCACCTGAAGAAACTTTGAAACAAGCGCTTGCCGCCATCGAACGCAAAAAACAGCAAGATGCGCAAATCGACGCTTGGGCGGAAGCCTTGAAACGCGGCGAGATGCCGTCTGAAATCGCGGCGGATTTGAAAACCATCCTGCACGCTCCCGACAAGCAGTCGCTGACCTACAAAGCCTTTACCAAAGCCGCCGACGCGCTGAAAACCTCCGCCTACGAATTGGCGAAAAAGACGGGCGGCATTACGTCCATCCCCCAATATCTGCAAGACGGGTTTGAAATCAAATACTTCCCCAAAGGAACAGGTTTCCCCGACCTCCCCCTTCCTGAAATGCCCGACCTGCCCAAGGCCGACGTTACCGCCTTTTCCATCGACGACGAATCAACCACCGAAGTGGACGATGCCTTGAGCCTGACCGATTTGGGCAACGGCACGAAGCGCGTCGGCATCCACATCGCCGCGCCGTCGCTCGCCGTTAAACCGGGCGACAAAATGGAAAAAAACATCATGGAACGCTTGAGCACGGTCTATTTTCCCGGCGGAAAAATCACCATGCTGCCCGAAAACTGGATTGCCGCGTTCAGCCTTGATGCGGGCGCGTACCGTCCTGCCGTCAGCATTTATTTCGATGTGGACGGCGAGTTCAACGTCGGCGAGCCGACCTGCAAAATCGAAGCCGTCAACATCGCCGAAAACCTGCGCATCCAAGCCATCGAGCCGCATTTCAACGCCGAAACCGGCTTGGACGAAGCCGGTGAAATGATGTTCGCCCATCATCAAGACCTGATTTGGTTGCACCAATTTGCCGTCGCCCTGCAAAAAGCACGCGGCAAATACGAATCCGACCGCGCGCCGCAATACGATTACAGCATCGAATTGGATGAGGAAGGCAAAGTCTCCGTCGTCCGCCGCGAACGCGGTTCGCCCATCGATACGCTGGTCAGCGAGATGATGATACTCGCCAACAGCACTTGGGCGCAGATGCTCCATGATAACGACCTGCCCGGCCTCTTCCGCGTGCAACCCGCCGGAAAAGTGCGCATGAGCACCAAATCCGAGCCGCACATCGGCATGGGCGTACAGCATTACGGCTGGTTCACCTCGCCGCTGCGCCGCGCCGCCGACTACATCAACCAAAAACAACTCCTCAGCCTGATAGACGACACTGCCGAGACGCTGTACCAAAACAGCGATGCCGAGCTTTTCGCCGCGCTGCGCGACTTCGATACTGCCTATACAGCCTACGCCGACTTCCAACGCCAAATGGAAGCCTACTGGAGCCTCGTGTACCTGCAACAGCAAGGCACGAACGAGCTGACGGCTACCATCCTCAAGGAAGACCTCGTCCGCATTGAGGGGCTGCCGCTGGTAACGCGCGCGACCGGTATTCCGTTTGACGCGCTGCCCAAATCGCAAGTCCTGCTCAAAATCACCGAGCTTGATCCCGAAAAGCAGTTTATCGCGCTGAACTATGTGAAAGCCGTCGCTCCTGCGGTTGCGTAA
- a CDS encoding helix-turn-helix domain-containing protein gives MSVNDKIRALRELNNWSQEDMAERLNMSKSSYSRLERDERKLDLAKLEKLAAIFKIDIGELVASDDKELVLLIGTNNSNNPDYGANGQITIELEKLKLGLEHSRELLAHKDLLLAQKDREISALRQLVAQLQK, from the coding sequence ATGTCCGTCAATGACAAAATCCGTGCTTTGCGCGAGTTGAACAATTGGTCACAGGAAGATATGGCAGAACGGCTGAATATGTCGAAAAGCAGTTATTCTCGGCTTGAACGGGACGAGAGAAAATTGGATTTAGCAAAGTTGGAAAAGTTGGCGGCAATTTTTAAAATCGATATTGGCGAGTTGGTTGCTTCGGATGATAAAGAATTAGTTTTGTTGATCGGAACGAACAACAGCAACAATCCCGATTATGGGGCAAATGGGCAGATTACGATTGAACTCGAAAAACTAAAGCTAGGCTTGGAACACAGCCGTGAACTGCTGGCTCACAAGGATTTGCTGCTGGCGCAAAAGGATCGGGAGATTTCAGCTTTGCGGCAGTTGGTAGCGCAGCTGCAAAAGTAA
- the rsgA gene encoding ribosome small subunit-dependent GTPase A encodes MTDTAQIITSYGRRYIVRTPDGKTYEASTRKKRVDFACGDRVHIQTVNAEQAVIEDYLPRESLLYRQDAWKTKLIAANVSQLLIVTAAVPSPSEALLQRALLAAEAAGIQAVIILNKADLPETALWREKLKFYETLGYPVIETRALENADVLRPVLQGHTNILLGQSGMGKSTLTNALLGNQTARTGDISTALDSGKHTTTHAQLYDLNEETQLIDSPGLQEFGLHHLEAADLLQYFPDLNHLVGQCRFHNCTHRAEPGCAVKAAVETGEAKPERIEFLQRITDELLR; translated from the coding sequence ATGACCGATACCGCCCAAATCATCACCAGCTACGGCCGCCGCTACATCGTGCGCACGCCCGACGGCAAAACCTACGAAGCCAGCACGCGCAAAAAGCGGGTGGACTTCGCCTGCGGCGACCGCGTGCATATCCAAACCGTCAACGCCGAACAAGCCGTCATCGAAGACTACCTGCCGCGCGAAAGCCTGCTCTACCGTCAAGACGCTTGGAAAACCAAGCTCATCGCCGCCAACGTCAGCCAGCTCCTTATCGTTACCGCCGCCGTTCCCTCGCCAAGCGAAGCCCTGCTGCAACGCGCCCTCCTTGCCGCCGAAGCCGCGGGTATCCAAGCCGTCATCATCCTGAACAAAGCCGACCTGCCCGAAACCGCCCTCTGGCGCGAAAAACTCAAATTCTACGAAACGCTCGGTTATCCCGTCATCGAAACCCGCGCGCTGGAAAACGCCGACGTCCTGCGCCCCGTCCTGCAAGGGCATACCAACATCCTGCTCGGACAAAGCGGCATGGGCAAATCCACCCTGACCAACGCCCTCTTGGGCAACCAAACCGCCCGCACCGGCGACATCTCCACCGCGCTCGACTCCGGCAAACACACCACCACCCACGCCCAGCTTTACGATTTAAACGAAGAAACCCAATTAATCGACTCCCCCGGTTTGCAAGAATTCGGGCTGCACCACCTAGAAGCCGCCGACCTGCTGCAATACTTCCCCGACCTGAACCACCTCGTCGGACAATGCCGCTTCCACAACTGCACCCACCGCGCCGAACCCGGCTGCGCCGTCAAAGCCGCCGTCGAAACAGGCGAAGCCAAACCCGAACGCATCGAGTTTTTGCAACGGATAACGGATGAATTGTTGAGATAG
- the truC gene encoding tRNA pseudouridine(65) synthase TruC codes for MLDILYRDSRTIAVNKPAGMLVHRSWLDRHETQFVMQTLRDQIGQHVYPAHRLDRPTSGILLFALDPEAARLLTQQFEQKTTRKTYWAIVRGYLPDDGLIDYPLKYQPDKIAESQTEATLQEAQTRYRCLARTELPFQSAARYPTSRYSWAELVPHTGRKHQLRRHMKHIFHPIVGDTNYGDLRQNHATAAHLGTTRLMLHARSLSFQSIENGETLTICADTDESWRIWLGTFEA; via the coding sequence ATGCTCGACATCCTCTACCGCGACAGCCGCACCATCGCCGTCAACAAACCCGCCGGAATGCTCGTCCACCGAAGCTGGCTCGACCGCCACGAAACACAGTTCGTCATGCAGACCCTGCGCGACCAAATCGGACAACACGTCTATCCCGCCCACCGCCTCGACCGCCCCACATCCGGCATCCTCCTGTTTGCCCTCGACCCCGAAGCCGCCCGCCTGCTGACGCAGCAGTTCGAACAAAAAACCACACGCAAAACCTACTGGGCAATCGTGCGCGGATATTTGCCCGACGACGGACTCATCGACTACCCCCTCAAATATCAGCCCGACAAAATCGCCGAATCCCAAACCGAAGCCACCCTCCAAGAAGCCCAAACCCGATACCGCTGCCTTGCGCGCACCGAATTGCCCTTCCAATCCGCCGCCCGCTACCCGACCTCGCGCTACTCGTGGGCAGAACTCGTCCCGCACACAGGCCGCAAACACCAACTGCGCCGCCACATGAAACACATCTTCCACCCCATCGTCGGCGACACCAACTACGGCGACCTGCGCCAAAACCACGCCACCGCCGCTCATCTCGGCACCACCCGCCTCATGCTTCACGCCCGCAGCCTCTCGTTCCAAAGCATCGAAAACGGCGAAACCCTGACCATCTGCGCCGACACCGACGAAAGCTGGCGGATTTGGCTGGGTACGTTTGAAGCCTAA
- a CDS encoding YdcF family protein — MFKKALVFILVLFFTAALLPLWIMWRDFWVSRLDADTVRPADTAVVLSTRSYEGGRLNPCLVARVEASVELYRAGKVKKLVMSGGVSRDLQSSAGNMQMIAEKMGVPKADIIQEREAGNTFENIVFSRKFIENSPRVVIVSAGFHLARARMMADKQWQGHDIQVYAAPFCSEPYGGYGFTVLRESAAFVKNALKGRL; from the coding sequence ATGTTCAAAAAAGCCCTTGTTTTCATATTGGTTTTGTTCTTTACCGCCGCGCTTTTGCCGCTGTGGATTATGTGGCGCGATTTTTGGGTGTCGCGCTTGGATGCGGATACGGTGCGTCCGGCGGATACTGCGGTTGTGCTTTCGACCCGCTCTTATGAAGGAGGTCGTCTGAATCCTTGTTTGGTGGCGCGCGTTGAAGCGTCCGTCGAGCTGTATCGTGCCGGCAAGGTGAAGAAGCTGGTGATGTCTGGCGGAGTCAGCCGTGATTTGCAGTCCTCTGCGGGCAATATGCAAATGATTGCGGAGAAAATGGGCGTACCGAAGGCAGACATTATTCAGGAACGGGAAGCGGGCAATACGTTTGAAAACATCGTGTTCAGCCGAAAATTTATTGAAAACAGCCCGCGCGTCGTCATTGTCAGCGCCGGTTTTCATTTGGCGCGGGCGCGGATGATGGCGGACAAGCAGTGGCAGGGGCACGATATTCAGGTGTATGCCGCGCCGTTTTGTTCCGAGCCTTACGGCGGCTATGGTTTCACGGTATTGCGCGAGTCGGCGGCGTTTGTCAAAAACGCTTTGAAGGGAAGGTTGTAG
- a CDS encoding TIGR00730 family Rossman fold protein — MSLLKKLPKPMLTDEARREIQARESYHVLKIISEFVEAGEELRAIQPAVSIYGSARTPENHPDYEFTLRLARKLSDAGFSVISGGGPGIMEAANKGAFAGASPAVGLNIVLPHEQKANPYQDLSIKFQHFFPRKVMFVKHAVAYVVMPGGFGTLDELFESLTLVQTGKTPDRPIILVGKDFWSGLLDWIRKELLGRGLISEADMDLIRLIDGEDEIIEEIFAHYENRLEDFSEGVNAWSLGL; from the coding sequence GTGAGCCTGCTCAAAAAACTGCCCAAGCCTATGCTGACCGATGAGGCGCGCCGCGAGATTCAGGCGCGGGAGTCGTATCATGTTTTGAAGATTATTTCGGAATTTGTCGAAGCGGGCGAGGAGCTGCGGGCGATTCAGCCTGCGGTCAGCATTTACGGCAGCGCGCGCACGCCGGAAAACCATCCCGATTATGAATTTACGCTGCGGCTGGCACGCAAGCTCTCGGATGCCGGTTTTTCCGTCATTTCGGGCGGCGGGCCGGGGATTATGGAAGCGGCGAACAAGGGTGCGTTTGCGGGCGCAAGCCCTGCGGTGGGGCTGAATATCGTGTTGCCGCACGAACAAAAAGCCAATCCGTATCAGGATTTGTCCATCAAGTTCCAACATTTCTTCCCGCGCAAAGTGATGTTTGTGAAACACGCGGTCGCGTATGTCGTCATGCCCGGCGGCTTCGGCACGCTGGACGAATTGTTTGAAAGCCTGACGCTGGTGCAGACGGGCAAAACGCCCGACCGTCCGATTATCTTGGTGGGCAAGGATTTCTGGTCGGGCTTGTTGGACTGGATACGCAAAGAGCTGCTCGGGCGCGGGCTGATTTCGGAAGCGGATATGGATTTAATCCGACTGATTGACGGCGAAGACGAAATCATCGAAGAAATCTTCGCGCATTACGAAAACCGCTTGGAAGATTTTTCCGAAGGCGTCAACGCGTGGTCGCTTGGATTGTGA
- the purB gene encoding adenylosuccinate lyase: protein MINPIAALSPLDGRYAKSVEALRPIFSEYGLMRARVKVELSWLKALAAEPKITEIPAFSDFTLAEIDKVIQNFSLEDAAAVKAIEATTNHDVKAIEYWLKERFAGVPEVAAASEFIHFACTSEDINNLSHALMLQEARETVILPKLAEIIEKLTGMAHDLAAVPMMSRTHGQPATPTTLGKETANIVYRLQRQFKNLQAQEFLGKINGAVGNYNAHMVAYPDVDWETHCRNFVEISLGLTFNPYTIQIEPHDYMAEFFQTLSRINTILIDFNRDVWGYISLGYFKQKVKAGEVGSSTMPHKVNPIDFENSEGNLGMANAVLGFLSEKLPVSRWQRDLTDSTVLRNMGVGVGYAVLGFAAHLRGLNKLEPNPAALAADLDATWELLAEPIQTVMRRHGVANPYEKLKDLTRGKGGITPEVLKVFIESLEIPAEAKSQLLALTPALYIGKAEELAKRI, encoded by the coding sequence ATGATCAACCCTATCGCTGCACTTTCCCCCCTAGACGGCCGCTACGCCAAATCTGTTGAAGCATTGCGTCCGATTTTCTCCGAATACGGCCTGATGAGGGCGCGCGTCAAAGTCGAATTGAGCTGGCTCAAAGCCCTTGCCGCCGAACCGAAAATTACCGAAATTCCCGCCTTCAGCGATTTCACACTTGCCGAAATCGACAAAGTCATCCAAAATTTTTCATTGGAAGACGCAGCCGCCGTCAAAGCCATCGAAGCGACCACCAATCACGATGTCAAAGCCATCGAATACTGGCTTAAAGAACGCTTCGCCGGCGTACCCGAAGTCGCCGCCGCCAGCGAGTTTATCCACTTTGCCTGCACCAGCGAAGACATCAACAATCTGTCCCACGCCCTGATGCTGCAAGAAGCGCGCGAAACCGTCATCCTGCCCAAACTTGCCGAAATCATCGAAAAACTCACCGGCATGGCGCATGACCTTGCCGCCGTCCCCATGATGAGCCGCACCCACGGCCAGCCCGCCACACCGACCACCTTGGGCAAAGAAACCGCCAACATCGTGTACCGCCTGCAACGCCAGTTCAAAAACCTTCAGGCGCAAGAATTCCTCGGCAAAATCAACGGCGCGGTCGGCAACTACAACGCCCACATGGTCGCCTATCCCGACGTCGATTGGGAAACCCACTGCCGCAACTTCGTCGAAATCAGCCTCGGCCTGACCTTCAACCCCTACACCATCCAAATCGAGCCGCACGACTACATGGCTGAATTCTTCCAAACCCTCAGCCGCATCAACACCATCCTGATTGACTTCAACCGCGACGTTTGGGGTTATATTTCATTGGGTTACTTCAAACAAAAAGTCAAAGCGGGCGAAGTCGGCTCTTCCACCATGCCGCACAAAGTCAACCCCATCGACTTTGAAAACTCCGAAGGCAATCTCGGCATGGCCAACGCCGTATTAGGCTTTTTATCTGAAAAACTGCCCGTTTCCCGCTGGCAGCGCGACCTGACCGACAGCACCGTCCTGCGCAATATGGGCGTAGGCGTAGGCTATGCCGTATTAGGCTTCGCCGCCCACCTGCGCGGCCTGAACAAGCTCGAACCCAACCCCGCCGCGCTGGCCGCCGATTTGGATGCCACTTGGGAGCTGCTCGCCGAACCGATTCAAACCGTGATGCGCCGCCACGGCGTCGCCAATCCTTACGAAAAACTGAAAGACCTGACGCGCGGCAAAGGCGGCATCACGCCCGAAGTGCTGAAAGTCTTCATCGAATCGCTGGAAATCCCCGCCGAAGCCAAATCCCAACTGCTCGCCCTGACCCCCGCGCTGTACATCGGCAAGGCAGAAGAATTAGCGAAACGGATTTGA